The DNA sequence CTACCGGCAGGCGGGCATCGGCGATCCGCGCCGCCAGATCGACGCCGTCGAGATGTACGTGCCGTTCTCCTGGTACGAGCCGATGTGGCTGGAGAACCTCGGCTTCGCTCCGGAGGGCGAGGGCTGGAAGCTCACCGAGTCCGGCGTGACAGAACTGGACGGTGACCTTCCGGTGAATATGTCGGGCGGTGTCCTGTCGACCAACCCCATCGGCGCGTCCGGCATGATCCGCTTCGCGGAGGCCGCGCTCCAGGTGCGCGGCCTCGCCGGGGAGCACCAAGTCGACGGTGCGCGCAGGGCACTTGGGCACGCCTACGGCGGTGGCTCGCAGTTCTTCGCGATGTGGCTCGTCGGGGCCGAACCTCCCACGACCTGACGCGCCCCGTCGTACCCGGGCGCCGTCCTGATGCCGCGGCCTGTCCGGCACCGGGGCGGAAAGCTAGGCTGGCGGCGGACGACGCACTGGGAGGAGCACGGACGTGGCCGACAGCACCACCACTCAGCAGCATCCGCTCGCGGGCTGGGAGAAGCCGGACCTGGACCTCAGCGTGGCCGATTGGCGGTCGAGCAGCGACGGCCGCGGGGACGTGCAGATCGCCTTCGTCGAGGGCTTCATCGCGATGCGCAACAGCGGGCGCCCGGAGAGCCCTTCGCTGATCTTCACGCCCGCGGAGTGGGGCGCGTTCGTGCACGGGGCCCGCGAGGGCCGCTTCGACCTGACGTGACGCCGGGGGCCGACGGCCCCCGGCGCCACGTGTCAGCCGCCGACGCGGTTCGGTCCTGCGTCCCGTCCGGGCCGCAGGATCGACCCGTCAGCCCGCGATGTCACGCACCACGCGCAGCGCGGCGTCGACGTCCCGTGCGGAGTTCATGACGCCGGTGCCGATCCGCGCGTACCCGAGACTGTCGTGGTACAGCGACGAAAGCCGGATGCCGCGCTCGGCGGCCATGTCGACCACGGCGGACCCGGCGTGGCCCCGCACGCTGAAGCAGGTGATGCCCGCGGACATCTCCGGTGCCGCGGGCGTGTGCACCGTCACGCCCGGGATGCGGGCGAGCCCCTGCTTGGCCCGCGTGGACAGCTCCGCGATCCGTCCCGCGACCCGGGAGCGGCCCAGGGTCTGGTGGAACGCGACGGACACCGGCAGGGCGAAGGCGTGCTCGTAGGCGAGGAAGCCTCCCGGTGACAGCGCGGCGGCTCCTTCCTCCCCCATGAAGCTCGCGAACGTCGGACGCACCTGGGCCAGCGCGTGCGGAGCCAGCCACACCAGACCGGTGCCGCGCGGCCCGAACAGCCACTTGTGCGTCCCCGCGACCACGACGTCGGCCCCGAGCCGCGCGACGTCCGCGTCCACGGCGGCGAGGCCGTGCACGCCGTCGACCACCAGCAGACAGCGATCGGACTCCGAGCGCCCCCGGTTGGCCTCGCGCACCACCTTCGCGATGGCCTCGACCGGCATCCGCACCCCGGTCCTCGACTGCACCCAGGTGATGCCGAGCACGCGGGTCGTGGGCCGGATCCGGCTGCGGACCGCGCTCACCACCTCCTCGGTGGTGGCCCGCGCGGAGTCGGCGAACCACGAGGCGAGGCGCACCCGGGCCCCGTGCTTGTCCGCCGCGAGCCGGGCGGCGGCCTGGTGCACCGGGTGGTCGTCCTCGCTGAGCAGGAAGTCCTGGCCGGGGCGGACGCGCACGCCGTTGTACACGACCCCAAGGCCGATGGTGGTGCTCGCGGTGAGCGCGATGTGGTCGGCCTCGCCGCCCGCGTACGCGGCCAGGGAGCCTCGTACGCGGTCCCAGCCCGTCGGGCCGTCGGGCAGGGAAAGCCGTGTCGGCACCAGCATGGGGTCGGCGTCGAGCTGCCGGGCCAGGTGGTCCACGGCCGCCCGTACCGCGCGCGGCTGGGACGCCAGATAGAACGTGGCCAGGTGGACCCAGTCCGGATCGAGGCGGAACTGCGCCCGCACCGCACCCCAGTCCGGCCGCCCGTCCGCCCCAAGGAGCCGCCGGGTGTCCGCCGCGGCGGTCTCGGCCGCCTCCGCGATCCCGCCGCCCCACGCCGCCACCGCCGCGGATCCGACCGCGCCCGCCAGCATGCTCCGTCTGTCCATCCTGATACCTCCGGAAATCGCCCGACCGACGGTATGCACTCGAACGGAACGCGGGCGGCGAGTCAAGGGGGCGAAACGGTTGCCCGCGACCTTACGGAATCGTCAACTCCCCTATCTGAAGGGAGACTTGATCTGCACAATGCTTCCTGTGCCGCATTACGACTACCTGGAGTTCACCCTTGACGACGGAGTACGCGTCCGTCTGGAGCTGGCCCCCGCGGGGGAGGCTCCCGCCGCCGCGCCCGACGGGACGGAGGCCGACCTGCCGGGCGGCATCTCCGGCGTGACGCCCGTGGGGCGCGGGGTGCGCGTGGGCACGCTCGCCACGGACGCGCTGCGCACCGTGCTGAGCCCGCTGGGGCCCGTCCTGCAACAGGTGCACGACGCCGTGCGCGGCATCCCCGACCCGCCCCGGGAACTCTCCGTCGACTTCGGCGTCCAGATCGGCCAGGACCTGCGCCTCGGCATCGTCGGCGCGGGCGGCCAGGCGAGCATGACCGTATCGGCGACCTGGCAGCTGTCCCCGCGGACCGAGAGATGAGCTGGTTCACGGCGACCGACGGCGACCGGTACGCGGACGCCCGTGGAGCCCTGGTGCGGGTCCTGAGCGCGGACCGGGCGCGCACCGCGGGCGCGGGCGTCTACCTCTGCGGGCGCACCCTTCTGACCTGCGCGCACGTGGTCAACGCGGCCCTGGGGCACCGCATGCTCAGTGCACGGGACCCCGGCGGCGTCACGCTGGACGTGTCCTTCCCCGTGCTCTCCGCCGCCGCGC is a window from the Streptomyces spectabilis genome containing:
- a CDS encoding DUF397 domain-containing protein; this translates as MADSTTTQQHPLAGWEKPDLDLSVADWRSSSDGRGDVQIAFVEGFIAMRNSGRPESPSLIFTPAEWGAFVHGAREGRFDLT
- a CDS encoding aminotransferase class V-fold PLP-dependent enzyme, which gives rise to MDRRSMLAGAVGSAAVAAWGGGIAEAAETAAADTRRLLGADGRPDWGAVRAQFRLDPDWVHLATFYLASQPRAVRAAVDHLARQLDADPMLVPTRLSLPDGPTGWDRVRGSLAAYAGGEADHIALTASTTIGLGVVYNGVRVRPGQDFLLSEDDHPVHQAAARLAADKHGARVRLASWFADSARATTEEVVSAVRSRIRPTTRVLGITWVQSRTGVRMPVEAIAKVVREANRGRSESDRCLLVVDGVHGLAAVDADVARLGADVVVAGTHKWLFGPRGTGLVWLAPHALAQVRPTFASFMGEEGAAALSPGGFLAYEHAFALPVSVAFHQTLGRSRVAGRIAELSTRAKQGLARIPGVTVHTPAAPEMSAGITCFSVRGHAGSAVVDMAAERGIRLSSLYHDSLGYARIGTGVMNSARDVDAALRVVRDIAG
- a CDS encoding CU044_2847 family protein; protein product: MLPVPHYDYLEFTLDDGVRVRLELAPAGEAPAAAPDGTEADLPGGISGVTPVGRGVRVGTLATDALRTVLSPLGPVLQQVHDAVRGIPDPPRELSVDFGVQIGQDLRLGIVGAGGQASMTVSATWQLSPRTER